One Dromiciops gliroides isolate mDroGli1 chromosome 3, mDroGli1.pri, whole genome shotgun sequence DNA segment encodes these proteins:
- the SHISA2 gene encoding protein shisa-2 homolog: protein MWGGRLWSPSPSSSSSSSPTLLQLLLAALLAAGARASGEYCHGWLDAQGVWRIGFQCPERFDGGDATICCGSCALRYCCSSADARLDQGGCDNDRQQGGSEPGRSDKDGPDGAAVPIYVPFLIVGSVFVAFIILGSLVAACCCRCLRPKQEPQQSRAPGGNRLMETIPMIPSASTSRGSSSRQSSTAASSSSSANSGARAPPTRSQTNCCLPEGTMNNVYVNMPTNFSVLNCQQATQIVPHQGQYLHPQYVGYTVQHDSMPMTPVPPFLDGLQTGYRQIQSPYPHASSEQKMYPAVTV, encoded by the exons ATGTGGGGCGGACGTCTGTGGTCCCCTTCGccttcctcctcctcgtcctcctcccccacccttctGCAGCTGCTGCTGGCGGCGCTGTTGGCGGCGGGGGCGCGGGCCAGCGGGGAGTACTGCCACGGCTGGCTGGACGCGCAGGGCGTCTGGCGGATCGGCTTCCAGTGTCCCGAGCGCTTCGACGGCGGCGATGCCACCATCTGCTGTGGCAGCTGCGCCTTGCGCTACTGCTGCTCCAGCGCAGACGCGAGGCTCGACCAGGGCGGCTGCGACAACGACCGCCAGCAGGGGGGCAGCGAGCCGGGGCGCTCGGACAAAGACGGCCCCGACGGCGCCGCAG TGCCTATCTATGTGCCGTTCCTCATCGTGGGGTCAGTGTTCGTTGCCTTCATCATCTTGGGATCTTTAGTGGCCGCTTGCTGCTGCAGGTGTTTGAGGCCCAAGCAGGAGCCACAGCAGAGCAGAGCCCCTGGAGGTAATCGATTGATGGAGACGATTCCCATGATTCCAAGTGCCAGCACCTCTCGAGGATCCTCTTCCCGCCAATCAAGCACTGCTGCCAGCTCCAGTTCCAGTGCCAATTCGGGAGCCAGAGCGCCTCCAACAAGGTCACAGACCAACTGCTGCTTGCCAGAAGGGACCATGAATAATGTATATGTCAACATGCCAACTAATTTCTCAGTGTTGAACTGTCAACAGGCTACCCAGATTGTGCCCCACCAAGGACAATACCTGCACCCCCAGTATGTGGGCTATACAGTGCAACATGACTCCATGCCAATGACACCCGTGCCGCCCTTCCTGGACGGTCTGCAGACTGGGTACAGGCAAATCCAGTCTCCTTATCCCCATGCCAGTAGTGAACAGAAGATGTACCCAGCAGTGACTGTGTGA